One window from the genome of Rhodococcus sp. ABRD24 encodes:
- a CDS encoding glycoside hydrolase family 57 protein produces MFCLVLHSHLPWLANHGRWPVGEEWLYQSWAASYLPLTSALRRLAAEGRSHLLTLGVTPVLAAQLDDPHSLDGMHHWLGNWQIRAHEAAGMPSASHRELGAREHRASAAALEDFETRWRHGGSPVLRELIDADTIELLGGPLAHPFQPLLDPRLRAFSLSEGLSDARARWDHTPSGIWAPECGYTPGMELGYAAAGVSHFMVDGPALRGDTSAGRPVWDSDVVAFGRDLEVSYRVWSPKTGYPGHAAYRDFHTYDHATGLKPSRVTGRSVASEDKAPYDPELAAAAVDKHVADFVETVRRRLRRESERVGRPALVVAAFDTELFGHWWFEGPQWLEKVLRALPEAGIDIGTLADARARGYVGKPVELQDSSWGSGKDWRVWAGDQVADLVQLNAEVVRTALDTIDKSRGNNEQGPELRNRVHDQMLRETLMTVSSDWAFMVSKDTAAAYARDRAHKHAHALREIAGAVASGRNETARRLADGWNAADGLFPALDARRLPDATALAGSV; encoded by the coding sequence ATGTTTTGCCTGGTCCTGCACTCGCATCTGCCGTGGCTCGCAAACCACGGGCGCTGGCCCGTCGGCGAGGAGTGGCTGTACCAGTCGTGGGCCGCGTCGTACCTGCCGTTGACCTCGGCACTGCGCCGACTCGCCGCAGAGGGCCGCTCACACCTGCTGACACTGGGCGTCACCCCGGTGCTGGCCGCGCAGCTCGACGACCCACACAGCCTGGACGGCATGCACCACTGGCTCGGCAACTGGCAGATCCGGGCGCACGAGGCAGCCGGGATGCCGTCGGCTTCACACCGTGAACTCGGCGCCCGAGAGCATCGCGCGTCCGCTGCGGCGCTCGAGGACTTCGAGACCCGCTGGCGCCACGGCGGCTCCCCCGTCCTGCGCGAGCTGATCGACGCCGACACCATCGAGCTGCTCGGCGGACCGCTCGCTCATCCGTTCCAGCCGCTGCTCGACCCGCGTCTGCGTGCGTTCTCACTCAGCGAGGGACTCTCCGATGCGCGGGCCCGCTGGGACCACACGCCGTCCGGCATCTGGGCGCCCGAGTGCGGATATACGCCGGGCATGGAGCTCGGGTACGCCGCCGCGGGTGTGTCGCACTTCATGGTCGACGGCCCCGCACTGCGCGGTGACACCTCGGCCGGCCGGCCGGTGTGGGACTCCGACGTGGTGGCCTTCGGGCGTGATCTCGAGGTCAGCTACCGAGTATGGTCGCCGAAGACCGGCTACCCCGGCCACGCCGCGTACCGCGACTTCCATACCTACGACCACGCGACCGGGCTCAAACCATCCCGCGTCACCGGGCGATCCGTCGCATCCGAGGACAAGGCGCCGTACGACCCCGAGCTTGCCGCCGCTGCCGTCGACAAGCACGTCGCGGACTTCGTCGAGACCGTCCGCCGCCGGCTTCGCCGCGAATCCGAGCGCGTCGGCCGCCCCGCCCTCGTGGTGGCCGCGTTCGATACCGAACTGTTCGGGCACTGGTGGTTCGAAGGGCCGCAGTGGCTCGAGAAGGTGCTGCGTGCGCTCCCCGAGGCCGGGATCGACATCGGCACCCTCGCCGACGCGCGTGCCCGCGGCTATGTCGGCAAGCCTGTCGAGCTGCAGGATTCGTCGTGGGGCTCGGGCAAGGACTGGCGCGTGTGGGCCGGCGATCAGGTGGCCGACCTCGTCCAGCTCAACGCCGAGGTGGTGCGGACCGCACTCGACACGATCGACAAGTCGCGGGGCAACAATGAACAGGGCCCCGAACTGCGCAATCGCGTCCACGACCAGATGCTGCGTGAGACGCTGATGACGGTCTCGAGCGACTGGGCGTTCATGGTGAGCAAGGACACCGCCGCCGCATACGCCCGCGATCGGGCCCACAAGCACGCACACGCGTTGCGCGAGATCGCAGGCGCCGTGGCGTCCGGCCGGAACGAGACAGCCCGCAGGCTCGCCGACGGCTGGAACGCCGCGGACGGGTTGTTCCCCGCGCTCGATGCGCGTCGACTGCCCGATGCCACTGCACTCGCTGGGAGCGTGTGA
- a CDS encoding methionine synthase translates to MTDARIPVGVATGAGSWPGTDPREAAAIVVGELPALPHLVELPARGIGADMIGRAAALLVDMPLDTSTTGYRMAQHAGPVTRTARDLLARDLDALEEAWEVAGRRGSDQPVKLQSAGPLTLASQVELGGGHRVLTDRGAMRDVAESLAEGLVAHAAEAARRLGSPVVVQLDEPGLPAVLAGSLTGVSILQTPRALPEPEALAVLQSVIERLDLPVLVHCCAAEAPLALLRRSGASAVGLDVSLLRTDDLDGVGELLDAGVDLALGLVPAAGVERMPGWRDLAEPAVRLVDRLGFPRTLLADRVLVTPRCGLAGASADGARAALRSAAELARAFADGADPDAMA, encoded by the coding sequence GTGACGGATGCGCGCATTCCCGTCGGGGTAGCGACGGGCGCCGGTTCGTGGCCGGGCACCGATCCGCGGGAGGCTGCCGCGATCGTCGTCGGCGAACTGCCGGCGCTGCCGCACCTCGTGGAGTTGCCGGCTCGCGGAATCGGCGCCGACATGATCGGTCGGGCCGCCGCGCTGCTGGTCGACATGCCGCTCGACACTTCCACCACCGGCTACCGGATGGCCCAGCACGCGGGCCCGGTGACCCGGACCGCACGTGACCTGCTGGCTCGCGACCTCGATGCGCTCGAGGAGGCGTGGGAGGTCGCCGGCCGACGGGGGAGCGATCAGCCGGTGAAGCTGCAGTCCGCGGGGCCGCTGACGCTGGCCTCGCAGGTGGAACTCGGCGGCGGGCACCGGGTACTGACCGACCGGGGTGCGATGCGTGATGTCGCCGAGTCGCTGGCAGAGGGCCTTGTCGCACATGCCGCGGAGGCCGCTCGACGGCTCGGTTCACCCGTAGTGGTGCAGCTCGACGAGCCGGGTCTGCCGGCTGTGCTCGCCGGATCGCTGACCGGTGTCTCGATCCTGCAAACCCCGCGGGCGCTCCCCGAGCCGGAGGCCCTAGCCGTGCTGCAGTCGGTGATCGAACGGCTCGACCTTCCCGTGCTCGTGCACTGCTGCGCCGCCGAGGCACCGCTCGCTCTGCTGCGCCGCAGCGGAGCCTCGGCCGTCGGACTCGACGTCAGCCTGCTGCGCACCGACGACCTCGATGGCGTCGGTGAACTCCTCGACGCGGGCGTCGACCTGGCGCTCGGTCTGGTTCCGGCGGCGGGCGTGGAACGGATGCCAGGTTGGCGGGATTTGGCCGAGCCAGCCGTCAGACTCGTTGACCGACTGGGCTTTCCACGGACCCTGCTGGCCGATCGGGTGCTCGTCACGCCGCGCTGTGGGTTGGCGGGTGCGAGTGCGGACGGTGCCCGCGCGGCGCTGCGCAGCGCTGCCGAGCTGGCCCGCGCGTTCGCGGACGGCGCCGACCCCGACGCGATGGCCTGA
- the mnmA gene encoding tRNA 2-thiouridine(34) synthase MnmA has protein sequence MRVLAAMSGGVDSAVAAARAVAAGHDVVGVHLALSTAPGTLRSGSRGCCSKEDAGDAKRAADILGIPFYVWDFADRFKEDVIDDFVESYAAGETPNPCLRCNEKIKFSALADRALALGFDAVATGHYARLEDGVLRRAVDDDKDQSYVLAVLTSEQLSRAMFPVGDTPKEQIRAEAAERGLAVANKPDSHDICFIPSGDTRAFLGAKIGIRPGAVVDADTGEVLAQHEGVHGFTIGQRKGLGVQGPAADGQPRYVTSIEPETATVRVGSAERLQVWSISADRAIWTSGQAPEGPIECVVQVRAHGGTARAVAEAVRGERGAGERHDGGITVQLSEPLTGVARGQAVVLYRPDEAGDVVIGSGTITGTETDRP, from the coding sequence ATGCGAGTTCTGGCTGCGATGAGTGGAGGCGTCGACTCGGCGGTCGCCGCGGCGCGCGCGGTGGCGGCCGGCCACGACGTGGTCGGTGTGCACCTGGCACTGTCCACCGCACCGGGCACGCTGCGCAGCGGTTCGCGGGGATGCTGCTCCAAGGAGGACGCCGGTGACGCCAAGCGCGCTGCGGATATTCTCGGAATCCCTTTCTATGTATGGGATTTCGCGGATCGATTCAAGGAAGACGTGATCGACGACTTCGTCGAATCGTATGCCGCCGGGGAGACTCCCAACCCGTGCCTGCGCTGCAATGAGAAGATCAAGTTCTCGGCCCTGGCCGACCGTGCGCTGGCTCTCGGATTCGATGCGGTGGCGACGGGTCACTACGCGCGGCTCGAGGACGGCGTGCTGCGGCGTGCGGTCGACGACGACAAAGACCAGTCCTACGTGCTCGCGGTGCTGACCTCGGAACAGTTGTCGCGGGCGATGTTCCCGGTCGGCGACACCCCCAAGGAGCAGATCCGGGCCGAGGCCGCCGAGCGGGGACTCGCGGTCGCGAACAAGCCCGACAGCCACGACATCTGCTTCATCCCGTCGGGTGACACGCGCGCGTTCCTCGGCGCGAAGATCGGGATCCGGCCCGGCGCGGTGGTCGATGCCGACACCGGCGAGGTGCTCGCACAGCATGAGGGTGTGCACGGCTTCACGATCGGCCAGCGTAAGGGGCTCGGTGTGCAGGGCCCGGCGGCTGACGGTCAGCCCCGCTACGTGACGTCGATCGAGCCCGAGACCGCAACGGTGCGCGTGGGATCGGCGGAACGCTTACAGGTGTGGTCCATTTCGGCGGATCGTGCGATCTGGACCTCCGGGCAGGCGCCCGAGGGCCCGATCGAGTGCGTCGTGCAGGTTCGGGCTCACGGTGGCACGGCGCGTGCTGTCGCCGAGGCGGTGCGAGGCGAGCGAGGCGCCGGGGAGCGTCACGACGGGGGTATCACCGTGCAGCTTTCGGAGCCGCTGACGGGTGTCGCCCGAGGTCAGGCCGTCGTGCTGTACCGGCCGGACGAGGCCGGGGACGTGGTCATCGGTAGCGGAACGATCACCGGTACCGAGACGGACCGCCCGTGA
- a CDS encoding 1-acyl-sn-glycerol-3-phosphate acyltransferase — protein sequence MSHPWLPSSPCGTGCLPQSPARVSGVTVCARWLALVLVASSSLLLPATRLLPSRWRTLCHRSLARTALRSIGIRLSVERRERHFEGGSLVVAGHVSWLDILVLAAVTPGQFVARADLLTWPLLGALARRVRVIPIERDRLRSLPLTVAAAREHLRSGDTVIVFPEGTTWCGRAFGRFRPALFQAAIDAQRPVQPVTVHYEDRSDAPTTEPCFVGDESIGRSMRRVLRAKGLRARVVLEAPQQPGTDRRELAERCERLVRREADLGADGIVAQLMGRRHVDAA from the coding sequence GTGAGCCACCCGTGGCTCCCGTCGAGCCCGTGTGGGACGGGCTGCCTGCCGCAGAGTCCGGCACGGGTGTCCGGGGTGACGGTTTGTGCTCGCTGGCTGGCGCTGGTGCTGGTCGCGTCGTCCTCTCTGTTGCTTCCGGCGACGCGGCTGCTGCCATCGCGATGGCGGACACTGTGCCACCGGTCTTTGGCGCGAACAGCGCTGCGCAGCATCGGGATTCGGCTCTCGGTTGAGCGGCGGGAGCGGCACTTCGAGGGTGGGTCGCTGGTGGTCGCGGGGCATGTCTCGTGGCTCGACATTCTGGTGCTGGCGGCCGTGACGCCAGGGCAATTCGTCGCGAGGGCGGACCTGCTGACCTGGCCGCTCCTGGGGGCACTGGCCCGGCGGGTGCGGGTGATCCCGATCGAGCGGGATCGGCTGCGGAGCCTGCCGCTGACCGTCGCGGCGGCGCGGGAGCATCTGCGGAGCGGCGACACCGTGATCGTGTTCCCGGAAGGGACCACGTGGTGTGGGCGTGCGTTCGGGCGGTTCCGTCCCGCGCTGTTCCAGGCGGCGATCGACGCGCAGCGTCCGGTCCAGCCGGTGACTGTGCATTACGAGGACCGCTCGGACGCCCCGACCACCGAGCCGTGCTTCGTCGGCGACGAGTCCATCGGCCGTTCGATGCGCAGGGTGCTTCGGGCGAAGGGCCTGCGTGCCCGCGTCGTCCTGGAGGCGCCGCAGCAGCCCGGGACCGACCGTCGGGAGCTGGCCGAACGGTGCGAGCGCCTGGTGCGGCGCGAGGCCGACCTCGGCGCCGACGGGATCGTCGCTCAGCTGATGGGGCGCCGTCACGTGGATGCGGCGTGA
- a CDS encoding electron transfer flavoprotein subunit alpha/FixB family protein has protein sequence MAEVLVLVEHAEGALKKVSTELITAARVLGEPSAVVTGPAGTAGKLAEALAAAGAAKIYVAESDDIDGYLVTPKVDVLANLVETVSPAAVITAASTEGKEVAGRLAARIGSGLLSDVVEIKADGSAVHSIFGGAFTVEAKANGDAPVISVRPGAVEAQPQAGAGEEIVVEVPAQDESAVKVVSREPIVGGDRPELTEANVVVSGGRGVGSADKFSVVEELADSLGAAVGASRAAVDSGYYPGQFQVGQTGKTVSPQLYIALGISGAIQHRAGMQTSKTIVAVNKDEEAPIFEIADYGVVGDLFNVAPQLTEAVKAHKG, from the coding sequence ATGGCAGAAGTACTCGTGCTCGTCGAGCACGCCGAGGGTGCCCTCAAGAAGGTCAGCACCGAGCTCATCACCGCCGCCCGCGTGCTGGGTGAGCCGTCCGCGGTCGTCACCGGCCCGGCCGGCACCGCGGGCAAGCTCGCCGAGGCGCTCGCCGCCGCCGGCGCTGCGAAGATCTACGTCGCCGAGTCCGACGACATCGACGGCTACCTGGTGACCCCGAAGGTCGACGTCCTGGCCAACCTGGTCGAGACCGTTTCCCCCGCCGCCGTCATCACCGCGGCCAGCACCGAGGGCAAGGAGGTCGCCGGACGCCTGGCGGCCCGCATCGGCTCCGGCCTGCTGTCCGACGTCGTCGAGATCAAGGCCGACGGCAGCGCTGTCCACTCGATCTTCGGCGGCGCCTTCACCGTCGAGGCCAAGGCCAACGGCGATGCTCCGGTCATCTCGGTTCGCCCGGGTGCCGTCGAGGCCCAGCCGCAGGCCGGCGCCGGCGAGGAGATCGTCGTCGAGGTTCCGGCTCAGGACGAGAGCGCCGTCAAGGTCGTCTCGCGTGAGCCGATCGTCGGTGGCGATCGTCCGGAGCTCACCGAGGCGAATGTCGTCGTCTCCGGTGGTCGTGGCGTCGGCTCCGCCGACAAGTTCTCGGTCGTCGAGGAGCTTGCCGATTCGCTCGGTGCTGCCGTCGGTGCGTCCCGCGCCGCCGTCGACTCCGGTTACTACCCGGGCCAGTTCCAGGTCGGTCAGACCGGTAAGACGGTCTCGCCGCAGCTGTACATCGCGCTCGGTATCTCCGGTGCCATCCAGCACCGCGCCGGCATGCAGACCTCGAAGACCATCGTCGCGGTCAACAAGGACGAAGAGGCCCCGATCTTCGAGATTGCGGACTACGGCGTCGTGGGCGACCTGTTCAACGTCGCACCGCAGCTCACCGAGGCCGTCAAGGCTCACAAGGGCTGA
- a CDS encoding GNAT family N-acyltransferase, with translation MSEMPGGNRYSLIVSSDAEHRVAAQRLRYRVFGAEPGFVIPDSPEQLDADRFDTFCDHLLVRDNASDEFVGCYRMLPPDAAVAAGGYYTATEFDLTALDPAAHRIVEMGRACVDMRHRSGSVLALMWAGILHYLQLTGHDTVMGCVSVPMQDAPDAVAGANVRGVRDVLLSRHAADRSRWVRPLRPVRADGRPLEDIAAPLRPSVPPLLRGYLRLGAKICGEPAHDPDFGVADFVALQSRHDADVRYLERLRRASAAIEVAA, from the coding sequence ATGTCCGAAATGCCTGGCGGAAACCGCTATTCCCTCATTGTCTCCTCCGATGCCGAGCACCGCGTCGCCGCGCAGCGGCTGCGCTACCGGGTGTTCGGTGCGGAACCTGGCTTCGTGATCCCCGACTCGCCCGAGCAGCTCGACGCCGATCGGTTCGACACCTTCTGCGACCACCTACTGGTTCGCGACAATGCGTCCGACGAGTTCGTCGGCTGTTACCGGATGCTGCCGCCCGACGCCGCCGTCGCGGCCGGTGGCTACTACACCGCCACCGAATTCGACCTCACTGCGCTCGACCCCGCTGCCCACCGCATCGTCGAGATGGGCCGCGCGTGCGTCGACATGCGACACCGCTCCGGGTCGGTCCTCGCGTTGATGTGGGCCGGGATCCTGCACTACCTGCAATTGACCGGCCACGACACGGTGATGGGCTGCGTGTCGGTGCCCATGCAGGACGCGCCCGACGCTGTCGCGGGGGCGAATGTGCGGGGCGTGCGGGACGTCCTGCTGAGCCGGCACGCCGCAGACCGCTCGCGCTGGGTGCGCCCGCTGCGCCCGGTGCGGGCGGATGGGCGTCCTCTCGAGGACATCGCGGCCCCACTGCGCCCGTCGGTGCCGCCGCTCCTGCGCGGGTACCTCCGGCTGGGGGCGAAGATCTGCGGCGAACCCGCGCACGATCCGGACTTCGGGGTCGCCGACTTCGTGGCGCTGCAGAGCCGTCACGATGCCGATGTCCGCTACCTCGAGCGGCTGCGTCGCGCATCGGCGGCGATCGAGGTGGCGGCGTGA
- a CDS encoding glycosyltransferase family 4 protein gives MRILIVSWEYPPVVVGGLGRHVHHLATELAKAGNEVVVLSRRPSGTDPSTHPTVTEISEGVLVVAVAEDPPHFIFGEDMLAWTLAMGHAMVRAGVALAKGGIGEGWQPDVVHAHDWLVAHPAVALAEFYDVPLVSTLHASEAGRHSGWISGRINRQVHSVEWWLANESDSIITCSASMQDEVTQLYGPELPPITVIRNGIDVTTWSYRPRSPRSGPATLLYVGRLEYEKGVQDAIAALPRIRRSHPGTTLAVAGEGTQFEWLQQQARTHRVARSVTFLGNLDHEELLGWLHGADAIVLPSRYEPFGIIALEAAAAGTPLITSTAGGLGEAVVDGLTGLSFEPGDVDGLTSAVREVLDDPAAAQLRARAARDRLTADFDWHKVAEETVQVYAAAKRRVRHPLARPTIPERPLPDRG, from the coding sequence ATGAGAATCCTGATCGTCTCGTGGGAGTACCCGCCGGTCGTCGTCGGCGGCCTCGGCCGGCACGTCCACCATCTCGCAACCGAGCTCGCGAAGGCCGGGAACGAGGTGGTAGTTCTCTCGCGGCGTCCCTCGGGCACGGACCCGTCGACGCATCCCACCGTCACCGAGATCTCCGAAGGCGTGCTGGTGGTGGCGGTTGCGGAGGATCCGCCGCACTTCATCTTCGGTGAAGACATGCTGGCGTGGACGCTCGCGATGGGTCACGCGATGGTCCGGGCCGGGGTCGCGCTGGCGAAGGGCGGCATCGGCGAGGGCTGGCAGCCCGACGTGGTGCACGCGCACGACTGGCTGGTAGCGCATCCCGCTGTCGCGCTCGCCGAGTTCTACGACGTCCCGCTGGTCTCGACGCTGCACGCCTCGGAGGCCGGGCGGCACAGCGGCTGGATCTCGGGGCGGATCAACCGTCAGGTGCACTCGGTCGAATGGTGGCTTGCCAACGAGTCCGACTCGATCATCACCTGTTCGGCGTCGATGCAGGACGAGGTCACCCAGCTGTACGGGCCGGAACTGCCGCCGATCACCGTGATCCGTAACGGCATCGATGTCACCACCTGGAGTTACCGGCCGCGATCGCCGCGATCGGGTCCGGCAACTCTGCTGTACGTCGGCCGGCTCGAATACGAGAAGGGCGTGCAGGACGCGATCGCCGCGCTGCCCCGGATCCGGCGCAGCCATCCCGGGACGACGCTGGCCGTCGCCGGCGAGGGCACCCAGTTCGAGTGGTTGCAGCAGCAGGCCCGCACCCACCGGGTCGCGCGTTCGGTCACGTTCCTCGGCAACCTCGACCACGAGGAACTGCTGGGCTGGCTGCACGGCGCGGACGCGATCGTGCTGCCCAGCCGGTACGAGCCGTTCGGCATCATCGCACTCGAGGCGGCGGCTGCCGGGACGCCGCTGATCACGTCCACCGCAGGCGGGCTCGGCGAGGCCGTCGTGGACGGACTGACCGGGCTCTCGTTCGAGCCCGGCGACGTGGACGGCCTCACCTCCGCAGTCCGCGAGGTGCTCGACGATCCGGCCGCAGCGCAGCTACGCGCGCGAGCTGCCCGGGACCGTCTGACCGCGGACTTCGACTGGCACAAGGTAGCCGAGGAGACGGTACAGGTGTACGCCGCGGCCAAGCGACGCGTACGGCACCCCTTGGCACGCCCGACGATTCCCGAACGCCCACTGCCCGACCGCGGGTGA
- a CDS encoding class I SAM-dependent methyltransferase, producing the protein MMWTTPTLADTVGTNLAEVSESTVGSTAESLETAAASPDGAATLPLTGERTVPGIPEENYWFRRHEVVYRDLLPRCEGRTVLEAGSGEGYGANMIADVATSVTGLDYDISAVEHVRARYPRVEMLHGNLAELPLGDGSVQTVVNFQVIEHLWDQAQFLRECHRVLAPGGELLVSTPNRITFSPGRDTPLNPFHTRELNAAELSELLVEAGFRVAVMTGVHHGPRLRELDAKHGGSFINAQIDRALAGEPWPADLTRDVEDVDADDFELREADIDDSLDLVAIAIKDPLN; encoded by the coding sequence GTGATGTGGACCACCCCGACTCTCGCCGATACCGTTGGCACTAACCTCGCTGAGGTGAGCGAATCCACAGTTGGTTCCACTGCCGAGTCCCTCGAGACCGCGGCGGCGTCCCCGGACGGCGCCGCGACCCTGCCACTGACCGGCGAGCGGACCGTGCCCGGAATCCCCGAGGAGAACTACTGGTTCCGGCGCCACGAGGTGGTCTACCGAGACCTGCTCCCCCGCTGCGAGGGCCGCACCGTCCTCGAGGCCGGATCGGGAGAAGGCTATGGCGCCAACATGATTGCCGATGTCGCGACGAGCGTTACCGGACTCGACTACGACATCTCGGCCGTCGAACACGTACGCGCCCGGTACCCCCGCGTGGAGATGCTGCACGGCAATCTCGCCGAGCTGCCCCTCGGCGACGGTTCGGTTCAGACGGTCGTCAACTTCCAAGTGATCGAACACCTCTGGGACCAGGCGCAGTTCTTGCGCGAGTGCCACCGAGTCCTCGCTCCGGGCGGCGAACTTCTCGTGAGTACACCGAACCGGATCACATTCTCGCCGGGCCGCGACACCCCACTCAACCCATTCCACACCCGTGAGCTCAACGCCGCCGAACTCAGCGAACTGCTCGTGGAAGCCGGCTTTCGCGTGGCCGTCATGACCGGCGTCCATCACGGACCCCGGTTGCGCGAACTCGATGCCAAGCACGGCGGCTCTTTCATCAACGCCCAGATCGACCGCGCCCTCGCGGGCGAGCCGTGGCCGGCGGACCTCACCCGCGATGTCGAGGACGTCGACGCCGACGACTTCGAACTCCGCGAGGCCGATATCGACGACAGCCTCGACCTCGTCGCCATCGCGATCAAGGACCCCCTGAATTGA
- a CDS encoding cysteine desulfurase family protein has protein sequence MISPAPSSAVYLDHAATTPMYPAAIEAMTDVFATVGNASSLHGSGRSARRRIEESRESIAACLGARPSEVIFTSGGTESDNLAVKGIFWSRRDADPRRIRILASAVEHHAVLDAVEWLVTHEGAQVTWLPVDTSGAVDPEVVRAELSVHGDEVALITVMWANNEIGTINPIAEIAAIASEYGIPIHSDAVQAAAHLPIDFSASGLSALSIAGHKLGGPQGVGALLLGRQVPCAPLLHGGGHERDLRSGTQDTASIVGLASALRIAMAEMDARTAELVALRESLIDGVLRLVPDAVLNGGIGDARLPGNAHFTFPGCEGDSLLMLLDVAGVECSTGSACTAGVASASHVLTAMGVDPVVARGSLRFSLGHTSTERDVEALLSALPQVIERARAAGLASVGGTGRHGGDR, from the coding sequence ATGATCTCGCCTGCCCCCAGTTCAGCTGTCTACCTCGACCACGCCGCGACCACGCCCATGTATCCGGCCGCGATCGAGGCGATGACCGATGTCTTCGCAACGGTGGGTAACGCCTCGTCGCTGCATGGATCGGGCCGCTCGGCCCGCCGCCGCATCGAGGAGTCCCGCGAGTCCATAGCCGCCTGTCTCGGTGCCCGGCCGTCCGAGGTGATCTTCACCTCCGGCGGCACCGAGAGCGACAACCTGGCCGTCAAGGGCATCTTCTGGTCGCGGCGCGACGCCGACCCTCGGCGCATTCGTATCCTCGCCAGTGCCGTCGAACATCACGCGGTGCTCGACGCCGTCGAGTGGCTGGTGACGCACGAGGGCGCTCAGGTGACGTGGTTGCCGGTGGACACGTCCGGCGCCGTAGACCCGGAGGTGGTGCGGGCCGAGCTGTCGGTGCACGGTGACGAGGTGGCGCTGATCACGGTCATGTGGGCCAACAACGAGATCGGCACGATAAACCCCATCGCCGAGATCGCCGCGATCGCGTCCGAGTACGGCATCCCGATCCATTCCGACGCGGTCCAGGCTGCGGCACACCTGCCGATCGACTTCTCGGCCAGCGGGCTGTCGGCGCTGAGCATCGCCGGGCACAAGCTGGGCGGGCCGCAGGGCGTCGGAGCGCTGCTGCTGGGCCGGCAGGTGCCGTGTGCACCGCTGCTACACGGCGGCGGGCACGAGCGGGACCTGCGATCCGGCACGCAGGACACCGCGTCGATCGTGGGTCTCGCGTCGGCGCTACGGATCGCGATGGCCGAAATGGATGCGCGTACGGCGGAGCTGGTTGCATTGCGAGAGAGCCTGATCGACGGTGTCCTTCGGCTGGTCCCCGACGCCGTGCTCAACGGCGGGATCGGTGACGCGCGGCTTCCGGGCAACGCGCACTTCACTTTTCCCGGCTGCGAGGGTGACTCGCTGCTGATGCTGCTCGACGTCGCGGGTGTCGAGTGTTCTACCGGTTCCGCGTGTACTGCGGGGGTTGCGAGCGCGAGTCATGTACTGACCGCGATGGGCGTCGACCCGGTGGTTGCCCGCGGATCGTTGCGCTTCTCGCTGGGGCACACGTCGACCGAACGGGACGTCGAGGCGCTGCTGTCTGCGTTGCCTCAGGTGATCGAGCGTGCCCGCGCCGCTGGACTGGCAAGCGTCGGCGGCACGGGACGACACGGAGGGGATCGTTGA
- a CDS encoding electron transfer flavoprotein subunit beta/FixA family protein: protein MTNIVVLIKQVPDTWSERKLSDGDFTLDREAADAVLDEINERAVEEALLIKERDGGEVTVLCAGPDRATDAIRKALSMGADKAVHVNDPALHGSDAIQTGWTLAAALGQISFENGEAADLVIAGNEATDGRIGAVPAIIAEYLGLPQLTQLRKLTLADGKVTGERETDEGVFGLEAGLPAIVSVTEKINEPRFPSFKGIMAAKKKEVQVLTLADLGVDPETVGVANAGTTVTASTPKPPRTAGERVADEGDGGSKIAAYLVGQKII, encoded by the coding sequence ATGACGAACATCGTCGTTTTGATCAAGCAGGTCCCCGACACGTGGTCTGAGCGCAAGCTCTCCGACGGCGACTTCACGCTTGACCGCGAGGCCGCCGACGCAGTGCTCGACGAGATCAACGAGCGCGCCGTCGAAGAAGCTCTCCTCATCAAGGAGCGCGATGGCGGTGAGGTCACCGTGCTGTGCGCCGGACCGGACCGCGCCACCGACGCCATCCGCAAGGCGCTGTCGATGGGCGCCGACAAGGCCGTTCACGTCAACGACCCGGCCCTGCACGGCTCCGATGCCATCCAGACCGGCTGGACCCTCGCTGCAGCACTCGGCCAGATCAGCTTCGAGAACGGCGAGGCTGCCGATCTCGTGATCGCGGGCAATGAGGCCACCGATGGTCGCATCGGTGCGGTCCCGGCCATCATCGCCGAGTACCTGGGCCTGCCGCAGCTCACGCAGCTGCGCAAGCTGACCCTCGCTGACGGCAAGGTCACCGGCGAGCGCGAGACCGATGAGGGCGTCTTCGGCCTCGAGGCCGGCCTGCCGGCCATCGTCTCCGTCACCGAGAAGATCAACGAGCCTCGCTTCCCGTCGTTCAAGGGCATCATGGCCGCGAAGAAGAAGGAAGTTCAGGTCCTGACCCTGGCCGACCTCGGTGTCGATCCGGAGACCGTCGGCGTCGCCAATGCCGGCACCACCGTCACCGCGTCCACCCCCAAGCCCCCGCGTACCGCTGGTGAGCGCGTTGCCGACGAGGGCGACGGCGGCAGCAAGATCGCCGCGTACCTCGTGGGTCAGAAGATCATCTGA